ttaaaaaaattaggtTTGTACGTTTTTGAACGAGGACAACACGACCCTTGTTTGGGACAGCGAGCAGCAAGTGCCTTTCGCGTACAGGGACGATCAATGGGTCGGATTCGACGACGAAAGAAGCTTGATCAATAAGGTACGATTCAaagttttgtcattttttgtcCACTCTgtcaaaaattcgagtttgCGATAACCGAGTATGGAAattacaactttttttccGCACTTGGTagaataaaacgatttaaaATCCGGAGTTCAGTTTTCGTGATGTTCGcaaatttgaatttccatcagttttcattttccaatgtAAAAGAATACTCAAAATTCATGAATCGATTAAAGAAACTTGATAAACTAAAAAATCGATGCAGATGGCGTGGCTGAAGGAAGAAGGCTTCGGAGGAATAATGGTCTGGTCCGTGGACATGGACGATTTCCGTGGATCCTGCGGTGCCGGAAAATATCCGTTGATCAAAGCAATGAAGAAGGAGCTTCTCGACTACTCGGTGAAGCTCGAATACGACGGACCTTACGAGACCGGAGTTCGAGGTGGAAAGTACACAACGAAAAATCGTAAGTTTCATTTAATCCTCAAATatttaaattacaaaaaaattcaatcacttttttatattccgagttgggtggggatcaaatgttggaatgactaaaatttcgaacagctaaaatctcgagtttataaacttcgaatgataatatgaagacaaatagattcgactagagctttgaatgccgaaaataaataaaacagaaactgcaaggttcgaagcacgtttacatcgaaaatagaatgtaacgatcgcccataggacgatgactaaaatatcgattttttgaaaattcgaccaTCActttttcgattcataaattactgcagtcagcgatactgtgaaaattcacaattttgtaaatataataacgaaagaccaaatattactggggttgaaataatgaaacaccaaaaagtcgaacagtcgaaatagcgaaacgttagaaagtcgatcgatcaaaataaagaaatgcagtggagcgctccaaatacacgcgtctcactcactcaaccggtgatctccaattttaaacatcgccattttgactttcgccttttcgagccatcgctattttgcatatctaagttttataggctcgaaaaattcactttcgattttttacttctccatattctggtctgtctgtaaaacaattactctccattttgaattcgaaaatatgaacttttgacattcggatggtctgttaaaattgcattcgaaatgaaaactattgaaatatatattttcgggtaaatacgaattcaaagaaggaatttttgattaaacacgcaatctggtgaatagtcgatcgggaataagaatttcgaattacttatttttctccaagcTGATAtaacaacttttaaaatttcgaaatatcgaccgttctacaattcagttattcgacatattgaaccccacccgaCCATCGACAATTTGATAGACCGAATCCGTGATAATTTTGCAGCGAACGAGGTGACCTGTGACGAGGAAGACAACCACATATCGTACCACAAGGACAAGAGCGATTGCACGATGTATTACATGTGCGAGGGTGAGAGAAAGCACCACATGCCATGTCCGGTGAACCTGGTGTTCAACCCGAACGAgaatgtttgcgattggccgGAGAACGTTGAGGGTTGTCTGCACCACACCCAGGCGCCACCGGTATAAATCCCAAAAAGTATCCCTCccgccaaaaaaaaaaagaaaaacggaaaataaaaacgtaattattgtcgaagaaaagaaagaaaaaggaaaaaaaaaaaaattatgcacCGCCGAGGAATTGAATCGCGTGCCAAAGGACGAGTCCAAATTCCAACTTCTGTTCTCCTCTTTTTccttgtgtgtttttttttttcttctttttattgataaatcgCCGGGGtggacaaaaaaatatcatcgagtgAATTCGAGTCAATCGGTCGCGCACTCGATCGAcagtatgaaaaaaacgatgaaggaGAGCCACACCTTTGGCAGTCTCTCGTAGTTGCCCGAGCTCAGAGCCGAGGCCTGGCACGCCGTGTGCGGTGTTCCCAGTGTCAAGAGCACTTTGTCCGAACTGTAAGACGGCGTAGTTTCCGTACAAACCGCTCGGCCTGCCAACGTCCGCAGCTGACGAGCGTCCGACTGCGAGGCCGTGTGAATCTGACGAGACTCCCTGAGCCATCGACGCAGCCACATACTCAGCCACGCTATTTCGCAATCGCACTCCAGAGGGTTGCCGGAAACTTGGAGTCCACCTTGGAAGACAAATCTTTCATTTAGCCAAATCTTTGAATTGGAAAGCAAGCTTTATTCGATCGGCTCCGTCCACGATTCGATATTCGGAAATAGACTCTCGTTCAACTCGGTTACACTTTTCCTCTCTTACATTCGTTCAAGATCAAACGAGatttttgtaaagttgaaaaaaggaaatgcACTTTTCGAAACGTTCCCCACTTCGTCGGACGCTATTAATCGGGAGGGGAAAAATCAGCTTCCTGATTTCGagtaaaattcttttcaaattttaccCCCGACCCTCCGCcccttctccccccccccccctctctctgtatctatctctctcttttttataCTATTATTTCTTAAGGATTATTGTTATGGACTATGTAAATTGCTGGTTAtcataaaataaacgaatgtACAGTAGAAATTTTGACAGACGTCACAGAAACGTGAGCTCATTCGGTCTCGGTTAATTGCTTCTGATGACagagaaacgttttttttttttttacaacaaccaagttaaggagtttcggtacaggcgatacaatgttgccatgctaatccatgctaaaaaaattaaaaaattcaaaaagttcagaattttataaaatttggtgaacatattctttagtgccaaatttgacgacacaaattttttaagatttttcttctacacagttatcgagtaattgatcactaaagttcacgtgtataagcatagcgtttccatatatatataggtatacattccgagcataagaaatctgctttaatgcgtaattactcgataactaagtagaagaaaattttgaaaaaacttgtgttttcgcacttgatgttgaagaacattatcaccaaatttgatcaatttcttaacatttagacttttgtaccgacacTCCTTAAATGAggttttccaaaaattattcattcgacttttaaaaaaaaaattcgtagagAATGCATTTGCTTATGAAAAGTAAGATTTTCCCGGTTTCTTTTTCTCGACTAAAAATTGGCGAACGATCATATTTTTTCGGGCATTTATAGAACGAAAAATCTGATATTTTTCATGGTGAAAATGGTTCAATGATCACGAAACTTGAAGAGGATAAAACGAGGGGAAAAAtgagggaagaaaaatggaacgAAACACTCACCAGCGACCATGTTGGTTCCAACGGTTTCCCATGACAGATTGCCATAAATGACCGATGGGCTAAGCTCGTTGATGTGATTGTTTCGAAGATCGAGAGTCAATTGGGACATTCTTTTGGTCAAGGTGAGAAAAATATCGGACTGTAATCTCCGTACGTGGGTGTTTTTGATTCTAAGAATCAATTCGCCACCCTCGATCGTGGAAAAGGCCTCGGAGGAAATGACTTCGAGTTGGTCCCCGGTGATGGTCAATTCTCGCAACTGTTTGGTGAACGCGTTTTGTATCTGGTGTTTGAGGGTACGCTCGGTGACCTCGATCTCGACCGTACGGAGAGGCAAGCCGCTTAACAAATTCCGTAACTCGAGACGATCGGCGTTCGGCCAAGTTTGAATTCTTAGGTGTTTCAAATAACGCAAACGTCGGAGGGAATCGTTGTCCACGGATCGCGTTCGGTTCAGGTTTCGGAGGTTCAAGGTTTCCACCCTTGGATATCCGGAGAAACTCTCTTTCGTTAGAACCTGTACGAATTAAATTTCATAACATTAATTAAGCGCACTGATAAAAAAGAACATTCGCcaaaacaaatttcgtttctgctttcagttcgaaatgttcAAGCAACAAAATCCTTCTGCGACACTCaataaaacaatttaaaacaaaaaatcattgaaattaaCTTGTTCATTTGGTCATTGTATCCGgttataaatattaataataaataataataaataaatccgGTAATAAAGACTCGAACGATCATTTGTCAATTGAATtaacttttaaaaaatgttgagcaAACATTTTGTTAGCAGGTCAAAAAAGATGGAAGACACTCGAACAGTTTCTGAAAGTCTAATTTTTAATCCATCATTTATCAATCAATTGGTACAATCACTAATTATGATTAATGAATATTCGTCCACTGGAAATGGTTTGAGCTTGGGATCCTCGTAATGCAAATAAGCTCGAATGAAAGTTTCAAGATTTTCGATCTTCTCTCCAAACTGCAATTAATATCGATCTCCGTTCACCCGCCGAATCAACGTCGCGGTTACGTACCTCGATGGGGTTTCCGGAAACGTCGAGTTCTCGGAGAAGAGGCAACCTGATGGCTGGCATCGAAGCCAGGGAGTTATTGACGAGGAGAAGGATCTTCAAGGACTTCAAGTATTGGACGCTCGTGTCAGTGACGCCGGCGATATGATTGAGCGACAAATCCAGTACGTTGAGTCGAGTCAGTGGAAAAGGGGGGATTTTGGTCAAGCCACAATTCGCCATGTACAACTGTCTCAAGTCGGGCAGGTAATGAAACAACTCTTTGAAGTTGGCCTGGAGATAATTGTGCGATATGTTAAGACTGAGCAATTTGCCCAGCGAGACGAACGAGTTGTCCGGGAGAATCGTCAAGCGATTTCTCGCGAGATTTAAGGCCGTTAGCTGGGAGGTCGGAAAGGCGGTCGAATCAACGCGGTCGATCGAATTTTCTCCCATATTTAAATCCCTCAGCGTATAACCCAGCTCGAGAAACGACGAGGAAGGCACGATCGATATTTTGTtaccgctgagatccaatatCTCAATCCTCGTACCCTCGAAAACATTACGCGGCAGTGTTCttatacgatttttcgagaGATTCAGTATGCGaagtattttcaaattgcgaaattGCTGGTTCGACAATTGGCCGATCTCGTTTTTACTCAGATCGAGCTGCTGCAACGATTGGGCTCCGTTGAACGACTGCTTTCTCAGTGCCTCCAGACGATTGTCTCGGAGATTCAAGGTCTCCAGATGAGCCAGAGCGAATGTACCTGTCGACAGTCACGTGTGTTATTGTTATTGCGATAATTAGACTTTTTTAAGGCCCACTTTATACGACCAGTCATAAACGACATTCCGAGGAATCGAATGTTTTTATGCACCTCATAAATGTACGgtgtcgtgagaaagtttggaAACATCGTTATTGAAATAAAgtgaaatttctttcttctgCGCACTCTGTCCTCTCTCGACGATCTCTTTCACTTTTTACAGagttataatatttttataattttataaagGAAAAGTAAACAATGGAAATCTAGCTTCGTGTGGGTTCAGGATTTCGTGCCATTTTTGTAAGCGTTTTCCcgttttttgtcatttttcgatCCTTCACGGAGatacttttatagcaaaaattactatgtttttatagtaacctCGGACCAcgtcgatattataataataattgctACAGAGCGtatcaaataatgcaaaagtttggggaaccattacctCAGTCCATAATAAATGACGCGCTGTACCGTATCAAAAATCAACACCGAGCGCGCATTTTAATTAAAActatagtaaataatgaaatgatttgatgaaaatttagcaatCGTTTCTCgctgtgctatacgaaaaattgcatagtttcgtattttcctttttaccgTACTGAATTTTCCTCAATAACATAAcgaaattcatgcgcccaccaataaacatgaaaataaactagtgacacatagtaaaatttcaagcaatcgcTTCCTTCATAAGCGGACTTTGTCAAGCAAATCtttgtcgaaaagaaaattaactTATTTTCGGACGGTGCGACTCAACGATACAAAcattttcgacatttcaccaatttgtccagtccgattcaccaatttctaacatttcaccaaagacacgagtgacattcggatatcgatacgtagttcgatgtaagaatgtcacagatctaaattttgcctgtcgggCATAGTCAAATTTGAGAGAATTGcattcggcatcaaaattactatggactttggtgaaatgtaatagaatggtgACATCCaacagcgctgctacaaaacatagcaaatttttcaatttattcatccgaaatattcttataaaagtctctccgtgttcGAAATCCACAAATCGAATATCAatttggtagaattttttttctctaatttcAGTCGCAGGTCGAATAACTTGAGGCAACTATAAGCGCATGCTAGTCGAATGAgtggtaaattttcaaaacgctttcaGACCAAGTTTGACGTACCGATTGAACGTGTTGTTaatggatttgtattacagcacaTCTGATggagatgtaaaaatattaaaaacgatagttttgcaaaagcatcgACTAATAAATGCAAATCTTCACGATGACACGTTTCCAccggtatttttcaaagaattatctccATTTCTCGAcagattttattgcaccgagtctcattttgtttctcaaccgatcctctacgaatccaCCAtgcagtttttttatttaacttaattgtttcactgttgcagctaattgttcgtTAAGTATAAgaacatttttctaaaaaaaaatcacaaaaacacGCCTTTTTTCGGCCGCTCACCAGATGTAACCccttaataaaatatgctttaaTGCATATCTACTAAAAATacgtttaatcggtacgttaaatttGGTCTACaggcgttttgaaaatttagcactcgttTGACTAGGACGCAGTACGCAGTAGTAAAAACCAGTCTTCAGGTTTTCTTGGCTTTGTGATTGGATGCAAAGAATTTTTGGCGATTAAGTGGCTTGTTCACGAGAATCTAGAGtttcaaaaacttttggaAATTCATCGGGCAGCTTTCGCTCCTAAAGTTGAATGTCCAAAGGGAGTGGATTTGAggagtatgaaaaaatgaaatttcaaaccGTCTAATAATTCCGGCAGTGCCCGCGTTGAAAATCATTCCAAAACGATGTTTCGAAATGGACTTTTTAAGGTATTTATCGAAATGTTTTGTTCCAAGGTGCTCTTCGAATCGATTACCTGGTTCGACGGAAGTGAGCTCATTGTTTCGAAGATCGAGAGTCCTGAGATTGGGCATGCCCGCGAAAGCGCTTGCCGGAAGTTGTGTGAGATTGTTGTATCCGAGATCAAGGGTCGTGAGATTGTTGATGGAGGTATGAAGATTGATAGTCGCGATGGCGTTGAAGCTGACGTTGAGGGCGAATTCGGAGCCTCCGCTGTCGATGACGGCGTCGAGATCAAGAGCGATCAGACGATTGAACTCGAGATGCAGGAATTTGAGGCTGGCCAACCCGACGATCGCGTTTTTCTCCAGTTTCGAAATCCTGTTGTAGGCCAAAGAGAGGGTAACGAGTTTCGGGCAGTCGAGGATCGTTGCCGGTTGCAAAGAGCGTATGCGATTTCCAGTGAAATCGAGGGACCGTAGCTCCGTcaaattgtgaaaagtgctTTCGGGAATAGCTTCGAGAAAATTGTAGCCGACTTTGACGTCGCGGAGCTCCCGATGAACCGCAGCCTGGAAAAGTCTCTCCGGAAGGTAGTGAAGTCTGTTGGATTCAAGGTTGACGTAGCGCAGCTGTCCGAAGCTGTAGAGGGCCTCGGGATTGATCGTGTGGAAGTTGTTGTTGTCGAGAACGAGCCACAGAAGGTTGGTCAGAGGTCGGAGGGCCTCCTGGGGAAAAATGTCGGTGGCGAAGGCGAAGCTGAGTTCGAGGATTTCCAGGCTGCTCTGAATCCCGTGGAAAGCATCGTCGTCCAGCTCCGTGAGGTGGTTGAACGACAAGCTCAACTCCTTAAGACCTTTTGCACCTTGGAACGTGTCGGATCGCAATTTCGTCAGAACGTTGTTGCGCAACAGTAAGATTTCGAGGCTCTCGGCCCACTCGAAGTCCCCGGGCTCGAGATGAGATATTTTGTTGTAGCCCAAATTGAGATGCAGCAGTCGCTGACACCTGGACAGCGCCGGGACGGGCAGCGACATCAAATTGTTCGTCGCCAACGAGAGAGCTCGGAGATTGTCGGCGAAGCCGCGGAAACTGTCGTTCGATACTTCTTGGATGTTGTTGTTCGCGAGATAGAGATAAGCGATGTTGCGCAAGCGGCTCAGCGCCTCCGGCACCATCGACAATTCGTTGTTCtccaaatttaaatattccAAACTGTCTTCCAGTCCGCGAAACCCGTTTTCGTCCATGCTTCGAATGCCGTTCGACGACAAGTGCATTCGTCTCACTTCCAGGTGTGCGAAGTTATCCGGACCGATGAGCCCGAGTTTGTTGTTCCCGAGATTCAAGTCTCTTATCCTCAGAGTACGATTCTCGTGGTTCGACCAGGCGATCTCCCTGATCGAGTTCTCGCTGACATCGACGAGCTCCAAATTCGTACTCCGGAAGTCCGGCAATTCCAGCACCTCGATTTCGTTCCCTCGCAAATTCAGCCACGTCAAtgattccaatttttcaacactGCGAGGAAACTTCTTCAGGAGATTGCTGTTCAAACTCAACGTGTGAATCTTCGGTGGCAACGAGTCCTCGGCCATTTCTTCGATCACGTTACCGTCCAGGTTCAACCAGACGAGAGACTCGAAATCGGTGAACACGCGCGGTATTTCCGTTATCGAATTGTCACCGAAAAACGCGCTTGCCAAGGTGTCTCGCACGTGGCCCCAGTCGCCGTCCAAAGACGTCAAATGATTGCTATTCGTCAAATCCAATCATTTTTACTGCATTCACACCTTACTCAGCCATTttacattaaaaaacaaacgagTTCGAAAACGGTTATTTTCTCAAAGTTTATTTAGAATTTTCCGAAACGAATGAAACTTTCACGAaaagattaataaaaattgaaaaagttgcaGAAATTTCGGAAAATTCTTGAACCAACACTCGCGTCGTGGAAACGaagaaataattattaacTTAAATTACGAAGATTCGGAAATGAGCTGCATTAACTCATGAAAATAATCCTCGAAAGTCCAGGATAGTTGCGATAtcgtttgaaattatttttttttcgtttcttcaaaTAACTCTCAAGTATTTGGGAAGCCAGAATCTCTGTAGGATTATCAATGAGATGCATTCACATAAAATCGACCGATGACGTTACTCAAAAGacggaaaaatattgattcagTTTAAAAATGTGTTCATTGATTCTGATTGGTAAAAGGGATCGAAAGGAAATTTATGCTACTGATGCTGGCCACAGTGTAaagttaaaaaacaaaatgattttctcaaaCAGCTTGGAGGAGTATCATATTGAATCGGAACTCTCGATTGGCACGAATGGAGGCTCATTTAAGGCTTTATTTACACTTGGAGCtggtgaaaaaacgtgattttcctGATGTTTTATTGCAAAACTGTAAACGACATTCATTagtaacaattttttcgtcaaaaaatttctcaaaatggcgcaactccaggTGCATTCCAGCAGCACCTTCTTTTGAGCATCCGTTGTGGCGGACATGCGATAACTAAAAagctattaatcc
This sequence is a window from Venturia canescens isolate UGA chromosome 8, ASM1945775v1, whole genome shotgun sequence. Protein-coding genes within it:
- the LOC122414525 gene encoding chaoptin, yielding MTLKNFFYYALVLINCRLAVPQTHNTPCDFNTMCLCWVQDDKDFTKMDISCLGVPFARFPDVAVNYVAQLDIASSGMQVLENDALASSSGVEGLGLMSNRLANIGDKSLAGISDSLRSLDLSYNALEEVPFEAFRGLRKLNWLNMHSNHLTSLDGDWGHVRDTLASAFFGDNSITEIPRVFTDFESLVWLNLDGNVIEEMAEDSLPPKIHTLSLNSNLLKKFPRSVEKLESLTWLNLRGNEIEVLELPDFRSTNLELVDVSENSIREIAWSNHENRTLRIRDLNLGNNKLGLIGPDNFAHLEVRRMHLSSNGIRSMDENGFRGLEDSLEYLNLENNELSMVPEALSRLRNIAYLYLANNNIQEVSNDSFRGFADNLRALSLATNNLMSLPVPALSRCQRLLHLNLGYNKISHLEPGDFEWAESLEILLLRNNVLTKLRSDTFQGAKGLKELSLSFNHLTELDDDAFHGIQSSLEILELSFAFATDIFPQEALRPLTNLLWLVLDNNNFHTINPEALYSFGQLRYVNLESNRLHYLPERLFQAAVHRELRDVKVGYNFLEAIPESTFHNLTELRSLDFTGNRIRSLQPATILDCPKLVTLSLAYNRISKLEKNAIVGLASLKFLHLEFNRLIALDLDAVIDSGGSEFALNVSFNAIATINLHTSINNLTTLDLGYNNLTQLPASAFAGMPNLRTLDLRNNELTSVEPGTFALAHLETLNLRDNRLEALRKQSFNGAQSLQQLDLSKNEIGQLSNQQFRNLKILRILNLSKNRIRTLPRNVFEGTRIEILDLSGNKISIVPSSSFLELGYTLRDLNMGENSIDRVDSTAFPTSQLTALNLARNRLTILPDNSFVSLGKLLSLNISHNYLQANFKELFHYLPDLRQLYMANCGLTKIPPFPLTRLNVLDLSLNHIAGVTDTSVQYLKSLKILLLVNNSLASMPAIRLPLLRELDVSGNPIEVLTKESFSGYPRVETLNLRNLNRTRSVDNDSLRRLRYLKHLRIQTWPNADRLELRNLLSGLPLRTVEIEVTERTLKHQIQNAFTKQLRELTITGDQLEVISSEAFSTIEGGELILRIKNTHVRRLQSDIFLTLTKRMSQLTLDLRNNHINELSPSVIYGNLSWETVGTNMVAGGLQVSGNPLECDCEIAWLSMWLRRWLRESRQIHTASQSDARQLRTLAGRAVCTETTPSYSSDKVLLTLGTPHTACQASALSSGNYERLPKVWLSFIVFFILSIECATD